Proteins co-encoded in one Candida albicans SC5314 chromosome 3, complete sequence genomic window:
- the UTP4 gene encoding Utp4p (Putative U3 snoRNA-associated protein; Hap43-induced; physically interacts with TAP-tagged Nop1; Spider biofilm induced): protein MDIHRCRFVDYTPHTITSLAFSHKSSLTSLPTADVRLAVGRSNGDIEIWNPRHNWTHELTLPGSKGRSIEGLCWSYNEQDPLEPPRLFSIGGSTYITEWDLSTGRPLINYDCNAGIIWCIDINPQNDRLTVGCDDGSVVIVDISGGRGSLEYDLICQRQDARVLSVKWANNEHVIGGCADGRIRSWSSEGETKGRLVATMKVDKAKTESTLVWSLTVLPNKKQFVSGDSTGSIKIWDLTRFTLLQTFKIHDADVLCLVHDVKEEKIFSAGVDRKIHQFDLLNSKNSSKWTHSFNRLLHSNDVRSLAIFENKNYNLLVSGGVERAIVVQNIETFYDGKYKKLLINQQQSNILIVPDSKLVILWQDQTIKIWKVLPDGKHVLMSKLTLSADENITSVDFKDNLLVVAKMTSVRFFELTEISDNKFKIQKIRDDKFDSLVEGAKIVKFIDANKVLILTPDEELYTFDIDSDEGKIELNGEIELLESTQQQQQQQQRKNQHLLRINNLVLTPNKKQIIISRFNGSIEVYPIVNTETEAYVLTKLSSYPHLIECVNDEKLVVINEENKIFEFFINDKDGQLLTPWSKRNSEFLPRQFISLQDKPEGMFIQQKQEKLWIYGSTWLSFFDLSMNIPISKIYKNTSTSKKRNHDGLSMNEEIGELEDETEEIIEASLKQSEIDRLRHQIQTEDKDNQNNVDKTKKPFWITEKYRPIMKVANFGGNDDIIVVERPYSSLQTGPAFDLPKIKV from the coding sequence ATGGATATTCATCGTTGTagatttgttgattataCCCCACATACAATCACATCATTAGCATTTTCTCATAAATCCTCATTAACATCATTACCAACTGCCGATGTCCGATTAGCCGTTGGTAGAAGTAATGGTGACATTGAAATTTGGAATCCAAGACATAATTGGACACACGAATTGACATTACCCGGTTCAAAAGGTAGATCTATTGAAGGGTTATGTTGGAGTTATAATGAACAAGATCCATTAGAACCACCAAGATTATTTTCCATTGGTGGATCAACATATATTACTGAATGGGATTTATCCACGGGGAGGccattgataaattatgaTTGTAATGCCGGGATAATATGGTGTATCGATATTAATCCACAAAATGATCGATTAACGGTTGGATGTGATGATGGGTCcgttgttattgttgatatttctGGAGGTAGAGGATCATTGGaatatgatttgatttgtcaAAGACAAGATGCCAGAGTCTTGAGTGTGAAATGGGCTAATAATGAACATGTTATTGGTGGATGTGCTGATGGTAGAATTAGAAGTTGGAGTAGTGAAGGCGAAACCAAGGGTAGACTTGTAGCTACTATGAAAGTTGATAAGGCTAAAACTGAAAGTACTTTGGTGTGGTCTTTGACAGTATTACCAAATAAGAAACAATTTGTTAGTGGAGATTCTACCGGATCTATAAAAATTTGGGATTTGACTCGTTTTACATTGTTACAAACTTTTAAAATACATGATGCTGATGTGTTGTGTTTAGTTCATGAtgttaaagaagaaaaaattttcagtGCTGGTGTTGATCGTAagattcatcaatttgatttactCAACAGTAAAAATAGTTCTAAATGGACTCATAGTTTTAATCGTTTATTACATTCTAATGATGTCAGATCTTTGGctatatttgaaaacaaaaactataatttattagttagtggtggtgttgaAAGAGCCATAGTGGTgcaaaatattgaaactTTTTATGATGGTAAATacaagaaattattgattaatcaacaacaatctaatattttgattgttcCGGATTCAAAATTAGTGATTTTATGGCAAGACCAAACTATAAAAATATGGAAAGTTTTACCTGATGGTAAACATGTATTAATGAGCAAACTTACTTTATCTGCTGATGAAAACATTACTAGTGTTGATTTCAAAGACAATTTATTGGTAGTTGCCAAAATGACGTCAGTGagattttttgaattaacGGAGATTTctgataataaattcaaaattcaaaagaTAAGagatgataaatttgatagTTTGGTTGAAGGAGCCAAAATTgtcaaatttattgatgcTAATAAAGTTTTAATTCTTACCCCTGACGAAGAGTTATACacatttgatattgatagtGACGAAGGGAAAATAGAATTAAACGGTGAGATAGAATTATTAGAGTCTacacaacagcaacaacaacagcaacaacgCAAGAATCAGCATTTGTTACGTATCAACAACTTGGTGCTTACTCCAAATAAAAAgcaaattataatttcaaGATTCAATGGATCAATTGAAGTATATCCTATTGTTAATACAGAAACTGAGGCATACGTTCTTACAAAATTATCATCTTACCCTCATTTAATTGAATGTGTCAATGATGAAAAActtgttgttattaatgaagaaaacaaaatatttgaatttttcattaatgacAAAGATGGTCAATTATTAACTCCATGGTCTAAAAGAAATAGTGAATTTTTACCAAGACAATTTATATCATTACAAGATAAACCCGAAGGAATGTTTATTCAACAGAAACAAGAGAAATTATGGATTTATGGATCAACATGGTTAAGTTTTTTCGATTTATCAATGAATATTCCAATATCTAAAATTTATAAGAATACTTCGACttccaaaaaaagaaatcatgATGGATTATCAAtgaatgaagaaattggtgAATTAGAAGATGAAACTGAAGAAATTATAGAAGCCTCATTAAAACAAAGTGAAATAGATAGATTAAGACATCAGATTCAAACTGAAGATAAAgacaatcaaaataatgTTGATAAAACTAAGAAACCATTTTGGATTACAGAAAAATATAGACCAATTATGAAAGTTGCTAATTTTGGTGGaaatgatgatattattgttgttgaacgTCCATATTCTTCTTTACAAACAGGTCCAGCATTTGATTTAccaaaaattaaagtttAA
- a CDS encoding uncharacterized protein (Has domain(s) with predicted catalytic activity), with translation MSFPPLENPNLEGYEIARQLWIEYYNQREGTFVARKKCNGCYNENKFVVWAVAVAAQAIVDGARIYPELKPLVGPAIQIFQKYKNNHIKGYSAAENSGNDQDIYYDDDAQVASAIITAYEVTGDKSFLDQGRELVRFLMSGWNDKPDAKTKGGVHWHVSKNYLNACTTAEVAKACLQISKFLPEEAGVYIDFAAKCIDWQIQVLQDPGDKLIKDGVSDKDTKINDVKWTYNVGTTLSAAAHLYFITKDDKWKQISQDLAKAGINRGVFFYDRDFDNSKRYWRDSSYFVQLLIEGLADYLLYVGNDVPDELVGKIQEEIKRHLIIFYEFMKDPKDGMYIQSFEPHNTYREVYDQKYKNFFGDGKGWGLKGEDKDENGNPSKCLMGYAAAARVFFQGARVVPHIDSY, from the coding sequence ATGTCATTCCCACCGTTagaaaatccaaatttaGAAGGTTATGAAATTGCTCGACAATTATGGATAGAGTATTATAATCAACGTGAAGGAACTTTTGTTGCCCGTAAAAAATGTAATGGATGttataatgaaaataaatttgttgtttgggCCGTTGCGGTAGCTGCACAAGCAATTGTTGATGGTGCAAGGATTTATCCTGAACTTAAACCATTAGTTGGTCCAgcaattcaaattttccaaaaatataaaaataatcatATTAAAGGATATTCAGCAGCAGAAAATTCTGGTAATGATCAAGATATTtattatgatgatgatgctCAAGTTGCTAGTGCCATTATAACTGCTTATGAAGTCACGGGAGATAAAAGTTTTTTAGATCAAGGTAGAGAATTAGTTCGATTTTTAATGAGTGGATGGAATGATAAACCTGATGCTAAAACTAAAGGTGGAGTTCATTGGCATGTTAgtaaaaattatttaaatgcTTGTACTACTGCTGAAGTAGCTAAAGCATGTTTACAAATTTCGAAATTTTTACCTGAAGAAGCTGGAgtttatattgattttgcAGCAAAATGTATTGATTGGCAAATTCAAGTATTACAAGACCCCggtgataaattaattaagGATGGTGTTAGTGATAAAGATACAAAGATTAATGATGTGAAATGGACTTATAATGTCGGTACGACTTTATCAGCTGCTGctcatttatattttattactAAAGATGATAAATGGAAACAAATATCTCAAGATTTAGCAAAAGCTGGTATTAATCGTGGAGTGTTTTTTTATGATAGagattttgataattcaaaacGTTATTGGCGTGATAGTTCTTATTTCgttcaattattaattgaaggATTGGcagattatttattatatgtTGGTAATGATGTCCCCGATGAATTAGTGGGTAAAAttcaagaagaaattaaacgacatttaataattttttatgAATTTATGAAAGATCCTAAAGATGGAATGTATATTCAAAGTTTTGAGCCTCATAACACTTATCGTGAAGTTTATGATCAAAAATAtaagaatttttttggtgatgGTAAAGGATGGGGGTTAAAAGGTGAAgataaagatgaaaatgGTAATCCACTGAAATGTTTAATGGGTTATGCTGCTGCTGCAAGAGTATTCTTCCAAGGTGCTCGTGTTGTTCCTCACATCGACTCCTATTAA